From Pelotomaculum schinkii, one genomic window encodes:
- a CDS encoding ABC transporter permease: MEIIWQGIIKASEMLLQGNREIMQITVLTIKVSGLATLISVIIGLPVGVFLALSVFPGRRLLVSLVNFGMGLPPVVVGLWVSIFLWRNGPLGFLHLMYTPTAIVLAQAIIASPIVIGFTIAAIQQLNPKIRLQIIALGATWWQTLLFLVREARMGLLAAVMAGFGGVISEVGASMMVGGNIKGETAVLTTATVLEVSKGNLDVAIAISVILLILAYGVTLFLTIQQQKRPV, from the coding sequence ATGGAGATTATCTGGCAAGGGATAATTAAGGCCAGCGAAATGCTCTTGCAGGGAAACCGTGAAATCATGCAGATTACCGTGCTGACTATTAAGGTTTCAGGTCTTGCTACCCTGATCAGCGTTATAATCGGGCTCCCTGTAGGTGTATTTTTAGCTTTATCCGTTTTCCCGGGGCGGAGGCTCTTGGTCAGCCTGGTTAATTTCGGGATGGGCCTGCCGCCGGTTGTGGTGGGACTATGGGTGAGTATTTTCCTCTGGCGGAACGGGCCGCTGGGATTCCTCCACCTGATGTATACGCCAACGGCTATAGTACTGGCCCAGGCCATTATTGCCTCACCTATTGTAATAGGCTTTACCATCGCCGCCATCCAGCAGTTAAATCCCAAAATAAGGCTGCAGATAATAGCCCTGGGGGCCACCTGGTGGCAGACCCTTCTGTTCCTGGTGCGCGAAGCCAGGATGGGGCTTCTGGCGGCAGTGATGGCCGGTTTTGGAGGAGTTATCTCTGAAGTGGGGGCCTCCATGATGGTCGGAGGCAACATCAAGGGAGAAACTGCGGTCTTGACTACTGCGACAGTATTGGAAGTCTCCAAGGGCAACCTGGATGTGGCCATAGCTATCAGCGTGATCCTCCTGATACTTGCCTACGGTGTCACTTTATTTCTCACCATCCAACAACAGAAGAGGCCTGTATGA